From Crassaminicella indica, one genomic window encodes:
- a CDS encoding S-layer homology domain-containing protein, producing MRKKISCLIIALLIVMSSINSFAAVIFSDVPSNHWAKPFITKMADKKIISGYFDDYTLKVTFKPDKSVTYIEAMQMIYNTLKAANKLRPANGLVNKYYATLKANEIPSWAHEAVAYGLEYNILHPDELKIFVKKGKATYAKKVDVAVFIGKALNMKLEAIPVLKFVDAETIKTAALPYVDLLEKNKIVGGDALNKFNPNSIINRAVMATMCSKTYDLLMSQSSTVMPPDPVIPTIVEGTIDYVSTETKMIVVKDTKGDTKAYTLGATYIKKNGQYIDMRDLHKGDNVKLIFTKTGEVQGVEVNKINTPSSEIGSINGDERIIDYISKKTKMIVVKDENGNTQVYNLNRVAIRENGKSRDIDDLHKGDGIKLHFNDKNELAWIELSTSTTTWVGKIISIVNCGDYHLMTIRNKDNLILKKELKIYDNTEIKYDKKDVTVKRLTEGEEVQVKFIGNRAIKIYLMGKEKVYDGILESSVIFREYPILKIKTNDNEVLEFEIDDDVRVYRDRHKRGLDDLRKGDIATITVEYDKVVDILAASVEERTKDEGVIKQIIIGDPTKITIVTDNERTRTYEVADNVDIEINDDDRKKISDLKIHDHVELTIKNNVVTDIEADGISHSNAITGEISKIYSEYSYLVIKYFDKEKSEYITRTVTKTDHTKVLSTSTEKIAFGHLRKGDTIFVNGYYDDDIFVANKIIQID from the coding sequence ATGAGAAAAAAAATAAGTTGCTTGATTATTGCATTACTGATAGTAATGAGTAGTATAAACAGTTTTGCAGCAGTAATATTTTCAGATGTACCTAGCAATCATTGGGCGAAACCGTTTATTACAAAAATGGCAGATAAGAAAATCATTAGTGGGTATTTTGATGATTATACCTTGAAGGTTACTTTCAAACCAGATAAAAGTGTAACTTATATAGAAGCTATGCAAATGATTTACAATACGTTAAAGGCAGCAAATAAACTAAGACCTGCAAATGGATTAGTGAACAAATATTATGCAACATTGAAAGCAAATGAGATTCCAAGTTGGGCTCATGAAGCAGTAGCTTATGGATTAGAGTATAATATTTTACATCCAGATGAATTAAAAATATTTGTCAAAAAAGGAAAGGCGACATATGCTAAAAAGGTAGATGTAGCAGTATTTATAGGAAAAGCATTAAATATGAAGCTAGAAGCTATTCCAGTACTAAAATTTGTAGATGCAGAGACTATCAAAACAGCAGCACTTCCGTATGTAGATCTTTTGGAAAAAAATAAGATTGTAGGAGGAGATGCACTCAATAAATTTAATCCAAATAGTATTATCAATAGAGCTGTTATGGCAACTATGTGTTCTAAGACATATGATTTACTAATGAGTCAGTCATCTACAGTGATGCCACCTGATCCTGTAATACCTACTATTGTAGAAGGAACTATAGATTATGTTTCTACGGAGACAAAAATGATTGTTGTAAAAGATACAAAAGGAGATACAAAAGCTTATACGTTAGGAGCTACATATATTAAAAAGAATGGTCAATACATAGATATGAGAGATTTACATAAAGGGGATAATGTAAAATTAATCTTTACTAAGACAGGAGAAGTACAAGGAGTAGAAGTAAACAAAATAAATACACCATCAAGTGAAATAGGTTCAATTAATGGTGATGAAAGGATAATTGATTATATTTCAAAAAAGACGAAAATGATTGTGGTAAAGGACGAAAATGGAAATACGCAAGTTTATAATTTAAATAGGGTGGCTATTAGAGAAAATGGTAAATCAAGAGATATAGATGATCTTCATAAAGGAGACGGGATAAAATTACATTTTAATGATAAGAATGAACTTGCATGGATAGAATTAAGTACAAGTACTACAACATGGGTTGGTAAAATTATTAGTATAGTTAATTGTGGTGATTATCATCTAATGACTATTCGAAACAAAGATAATTTAATTCTGAAAAAGGAATTAAAAATTTATGATAATACAGAAATAAAATATGATAAGAAAGATGTTACTGTGAAAAGACTTACAGAGGGAGAAGAAGTACAAGTAAAATTTATTGGGAATCGGGCAATAAAGATTTATTTAATGGGTAAAGAAAAAGTATATGATGGTATTTTAGAATCATCTGTTATTTTTAGAGAATATCCAATATTAAAGATTAAGACAAATGACAATGAAGTACTAGAATTTGAAATAGATGATGATGTAAGAGTGTATCGAGATCGACACAAGAGGGGTCTAGATGATTTAAGAAAAGGTGACATTGCAACAATAACTGTAGAATATGATAAAGTAGTGGATATTTTAGCAGCTAGTGTAGAAGAGAGGACAAAAGATGAAGGTGTGATCAAACAAATCATTATAGGAGATCCAACAAAGATTACTATTGTAACAGACAATGAACGAACCCGTACTTATGAAGTGGCTGATAATGTAGATATTGAGATAAATGATGATGATCGTAAAAAAATTAGTGATTTGAAGATACATGATCATGTAGAGCTAACTATTAAAAATAATGTAGTGACAGATATAGAAGCAGATGGAATTTCGCATAGCAATGCAATCACAGGAGAAATTTCAAAGATTTACTCTGAATATAGCTATTTAGTTATTAAATATTTTGATAAAGAAAAAAGTGAATATATTACAAGAACTGTTACCAAGACAGATCATACTAAGGTACTATCTACTTCAACAGAAAAAATTGCATTTGGTCATCTTCGAAAGGGAGATACAATATTTGTAAATGGATATTATGATGATGATATCTTTGTTGCAAATAAAATTATTCAGATAGACTAA
- a CDS encoding stalk domain-containing protein — protein MNNLLSKYKHFITGIIIGGILGAGTLSYAAISGPISAWVKENISFEFNGEKKELPKSDKVLVYENKVYVPAWFIAENLGATLEWNKGRKTIQINAKNQKEKEEKQIKIPTEDYETMPVKKLVDDVLITVNSISIDTDETRVYLKVKNIGEKDIVIEQGKTKLVANNKTYEQKDIVSKVLHAFSQIWFNNIKEDDEVEGMIKLPPIKKDTKNVTLILKMLQNDGSGKETEIKFNIKLK, from the coding sequence TTGAATAATTTATTAAGTAAATATAAGCACTTTATAACAGGGATAATCATTGGAGGTATATTAGGAGCTGGAACACTTAGCTATGCTGCCATATCTGGACCTATTAGCGCTTGGGTTAAAGAAAACATATCCTTTGAATTTAATGGAGAAAAAAAAGAATTGCCCAAAAGCGATAAAGTTCTTGTGTATGAAAATAAAGTATATGTACCTGCATGGTTTATAGCAGAGAATCTAGGAGCAACTCTTGAATGGAATAAAGGTAGAAAAACTATACAAATAAATGCTAAAAATCAAAAAGAAAAAGAAGAGAAGCAAATAAAGATCCCTACTGAAGATTATGAAACTATGCCAGTGAAAAAGTTAGTAGATGACGTATTAATTACTGTGAATAGTATATCTATAGATACAGATGAAACGAGGGTATATTTAAAAGTAAAGAATATAGGTGAAAAGGACATAGTTATAGAACAAGGAAAAACAAAATTAGTAGCGAATAATAAAACATATGAGCAAAAAGATATAGTTAGTAAAGTATTACATGCATTTAGTCAAATATGGTTTAACAATATTAAAGAGGATGATGAAGTAGAAGGAATGATAAAATTACCTCCAATAAAAAAAGATACGAAAAATGTAACACTTATTTTGAAAATGCTACAAAATGATGGAAGTGGAAAAGAAACAGAAATAAAATTTAATATTAAATTAAAATAA
- a CDS encoding copper amine oxidase N-terminal domain-containing protein, whose translation MKKRLSLLLVLAMVLTLVPMSAFAASDNTVSNVPKVSDETVYSKVYKDDAPQLRLEEKNAGEFKDGMTFTLNVSNADWIDDMKGSDIAYAVDDSTGKKVNGKVTIDRRSDSEIDVTLADPFDRTYGTTETANKIAIIVPMLIDVDNNGAVEVEIIANDSQVSEQKLTIANAADGDTVTTINDTTDITDDGAVIETIKIEETSIGAMSHKGTQKIKLRLPSDFKWDIVTGSKKPSDDTVIELAGGFGSIKLSASEYKVDSDDDNYLIIETDKLNSTKARGKIYIKNLRVVPERDADFGEVKVKVTGDEVTSATIVIGEYQDYGVKIEADKDDDMVELFAGRRPLSEVKVVRTDADDKAINTKTDYDEDDHKLVTLKLEENADGAWITNRRTTIEFPDWVKIVDVDVDKHDGLKDIKNVMQYVDGDDRNVLEFTGGALDRTSGKIKLHLTFYVSVEAGHEGDIVAKVSGNALPNKGEVVLGKAVKPATIKAEPTNVKLGLKDQALGKIVITETKKEALADKGWVVLKLADGFEWNDEPKVEVTKGDIEIDEDSIEVGKYGDKKDSDRCLSFKIKSESTEPSEITITGGTVDLDRVLPEGDFEVQLRGDAVVQNGVESDNEKCATKVDLGDGNGEEEHEYDDLGYFETKKADAAVVARVITPADSNTKAGVEVKMQVGNSEIQVGDNVVTVDVAPYIDANGRTMLPLRALLNALGVEDQNIMWNQADTSVTVFKGDRVIKVKVGEAKYTVNGVEVPMDTVAVNKDGRVMLPVRAMANAVGAQVEWDGATRTVTIK comes from the coding sequence ATGAAGAAAAGACTTTCATTATTATTGGTATTAGCAATGGTATTAACGTTAGTACCAATGAGTGCATTTGCAGCGTCAGATAATACCGTAAGTAATGTGCCAAAAGTATCTGATGAGACTGTGTATTCAAAAGTATATAAGGATGATGCTCCGCAATTAAGATTAGAAGAGAAAAATGCAGGAGAATTTAAAGATGGTATGACATTTACCCTAAATGTAAGCAATGCAGACTGGATTGATGATATGAAAGGTTCTGATATTGCGTATGCTGTAGATGATTCTACAGGAAAAAAAGTAAATGGAAAAGTTACTATTGACAGACGTAGTGATTCTGAAATAGATGTAACTTTAGCTGATCCATTTGATAGAACATATGGTACTACTGAAACAGCTAATAAAATTGCTATTATCGTTCCAATGTTAATTGATGTTGATAATAATGGTGCAGTAGAAGTAGAAATCATCGCTAACGATAGCCAAGTGAGTGAACAAAAGCTTACGATTGCTAATGCGGCTGATGGTGATACTGTAACAACTATCAATGATACCACAGATATTACAGATGACGGTGCTGTAATCGAAACAATCAAAATTGAAGAAACTAGCATCGGAGCAATGAGTCATAAAGGAACTCAAAAAATCAAATTAAGATTACCTTCTGATTTTAAATGGGATATTGTTACAGGTTCTAAAAAACCTAGTGATGATACAGTAATCGAATTAGCTGGTGGATTTGGTTCTATTAAATTAAGTGCTAGTGAATACAAAGTTGATTCAGATGATGATAACTATTTAATCATTGAAACAGATAAATTAAACTCTACAAAAGCTCGTGGTAAAATCTATATCAAGAACTTAAGAGTTGTTCCAGAAAGAGATGCAGATTTTGGAGAAGTAAAAGTAAAAGTAACTGGAGATGAAGTTACTAGTGCAACTATCGTAATTGGTGAATACCAAGATTATGGTGTAAAAATTGAAGCAGATAAAGATGATGATATGGTAGAGCTATTTGCTGGTAGACGTCCTTTATCTGAAGTGAAAGTTGTGCGTACTGATGCAGATGACAAAGCTATTAATACGAAAACAGATTATGATGAAGATGATCACAAATTAGTAACATTAAAATTAGAAGAAAATGCAGATGGTGCATGGATTACAAACAGAAGAACTACAATTGAATTCCCAGACTGGGTAAAGATTGTTGATGTTGATGTGGATAAGCATGATGGATTAAAAGATATTAAAAATGTTATGCAGTATGTAGATGGAGATGATAGAAACGTACTTGAATTTACTGGTGGTGCGTTAGACAGAACAAGTGGAAAAATCAAATTACACTTAACATTCTATGTATCTGTTGAAGCAGGTCATGAAGGGGATATCGTAGCGAAAGTTTCAGGAAATGCTCTTCCAAATAAGGGTGAAGTTGTTTTAGGTAAAGCTGTTAAGCCTGCAACAATCAAGGCAGAGCCTACAAATGTAAAACTTGGATTGAAAGATCAAGCATTAGGAAAAATAGTTATTACAGAAACTAAGAAAGAAGCATTAGCTGATAAAGGTTGGGTAGTATTAAAACTTGCTGATGGATTCGAATGGAATGACGAACCAAAAGTAGAAGTAACTAAAGGTGATATCGAAATTGATGAAGATAGTATTGAAGTAGGTAAATATGGAGATAAGAAAGATAGTGATAGATGCTTATCATTCAAGATTAAGAGTGAAAGTACAGAGCCATCTGAAATCACTATTACTGGTGGAACTGTAGACCTTGATAGAGTTCTTCCAGAAGGAGATTTCGAAGTACAACTTAGAGGAGATGCTGTAGTACAAAATGGTGTAGAAAGTGATAATGAAAAATGTGCAACGAAAGTTGATCTTGGTGATGGCAATGGAGAAGAAGAACATGAATATGATGATTTAGGTTACTTCGAAACTAAAAAAGCAGATGCAGCAGTAGTTGCTAGAGTAATCACTCCAGCTGATTCAAATACTAAAGCTGGTGTAGAAGTTAAAATGCAAGTTGGTAACAGTGAAATTCAAGTTGGAGATAATGTTGTAACAGTTGATGTTGCTCCATATATTGATGCAAATGGTAGAACAATGCTTCCATTAAGAGCTTTATTAAATGCTCTAGGAGTAGAAGACCAAAATATCATGTGGAATCAAGCAGATACTTCTGTAACTGTATTCAAAGGTGATAGAGTAATCAAAGTAAAAGTTGGAGAAGCAAAATATACTGTAAATGGTGTAGAAGTTCCTATGGACACTGTTGCTGTAAACAAAGATGGAAGAGTAATGCTTCCAGTAAGAGCTATGGCTAATGCTGTAGGTGCACAAGTTGAGTGGGACGGAGCTACAAGAACAGTAACTATTAAGTAA
- a CDS encoding copper amine oxidase N-terminal domain-containing protein has product MKRKISLLLVLALMLSLVPMSAFAASDNTVNKVPKVSDSTVFDNTNAPELRIEEKNAGEFTDGMTFTLKVNNGDWTSNMDGATVAKVVYDADGTVAASTATVRKRSSSEVDVIFTKGADAGKVAIILPLYVDIDNEGEVSVEIISNDTPVTAGKYVIAVAADGSTVTTINDTTDITEDGATIETIKIEETNIGAINNNGAAQDIELKLPSDFKWDASGATFEKAGGFTGANPTVTSGDGTNKLTINGIFDSTGSRGKLYITGLRVIPKSDADYGDITVRISGDKIKTTTLNIGKYVDYDVTVQADTDDDMAEIFAGKLSSDDDDHELATLEIEENGNGSWLLARKTRIEFPEWVRIINVQVDKAEYIDVDNDGVADSNTTIANKLLATRDEDANYVEFSGWKNTSTTSKAKLHVTFFVSVEAGKTGDIVAKVSGRALTEEKEVVLGKAVAPVEVKAEAENVKLGLKDQAIGKIVIKETTKGALEDGKYITLKLAEGFYWNDEPKVEVTKGDLEIDEDSIKVEYDGTTDKNDERYVTFKIKDDSTEASEITITGGTVDLYRTLPEGDYEVEIMGDALVQNYLASPTEAQKKAGKFDTEKVATEVVARVITPADDNTKAGQEVKFVIGKAEYQVGDELKTADVAPYIADGRTMLSLRYVAEAMGVTDENIIWDGATRTVTIFKGDRIAQVQIGSNKLFVNGVVVPMDTVAVIKDGRTMLPIRFIAQALGAEVEWDGATRTVTIK; this is encoded by the coding sequence ATGAAAAGAAAAATTTCATTATTATTGGTACTAGCATTAATGCTATCATTAGTACCAATGAGTGCGTTCGCGGCAAGTGATAACACCGTGAATAAAGTACCTAAAGTATCTGATAGCACAGTGTTTGATAACACGAATGCTCCAGAATTAAGAATCGAAGAGAAAAATGCTGGTGAATTTACTGACGGCATGACTTTTACTTTAAAAGTAAATAATGGTGATTGGACATCTAACATGGATGGAGCTACTGTAGCAAAAGTAGTATACGATGCAGATGGCACTGTTGCAGCTTCAACTGCTACAGTTAGAAAGCGTTCTTCAAGTGAAGTAGATGTAATTTTCACTAAAGGTGCAGATGCAGGAAAAGTAGCAATAATCCTTCCGTTATATGTTGATATTGACAATGAAGGTGAAGTAAGTGTAGAAATTATTTCTAACGATACACCAGTAACAGCAGGTAAATATGTGATTGCTGTTGCAGCAGATGGTTCAACAGTTACAACAATCAATGACACTACAGACATTACAGAAGATGGTGCTACAATCGAAACAATCAAAATCGAAGAAACAAATATTGGAGCTATCAACAACAATGGAGCAGCTCAAGATATTGAATTAAAATTACCTTCTGATTTCAAATGGGATGCATCAGGTGCAACATTTGAAAAAGCTGGTGGTTTTACAGGAGCAAATCCAACAGTAACTTCTGGAGATGGCACAAACAAATTAACAATTAATGGAATATTTGATTCTACAGGAAGTCGTGGTAAATTATATATTACAGGTTTAAGAGTAATTCCAAAATCTGATGCAGATTATGGAGATATTACTGTAAGAATTTCAGGAGATAAAATTAAAACAACTACATTAAATATTGGTAAGTATGTAGATTATGATGTAACAGTTCAAGCAGATACAGATGATGATATGGCAGAAATCTTTGCAGGTAAATTATCAAGCGATGATGATGATCATGAATTAGCAACATTAGAAATTGAAGAAAATGGAAATGGTTCATGGTTACTTGCAAGAAAAACTAGAATTGAATTCCCAGAATGGGTGAGAATTATAAACGTACAAGTTGATAAAGCTGAGTATATAGATGTTGATAATGATGGTGTTGCTGATAGCAATACTACTATTGCAAATAAATTATTAGCTACAAGAGATGAAGATGCTAATTATGTAGAGTTTAGTGGATGGAAAAATACATCAACTACTTCAAAAGCTAAATTACATGTAACTTTCTTTGTTTCTGTTGAAGCAGGTAAAACAGGAGATATTGTAGCTAAGGTTTCTGGAAGAGCTTTAACAGAAGAAAAAGAAGTAGTATTAGGAAAAGCTGTAGCTCCAGTTGAAGTGAAAGCTGAAGCAGAAAATGTAAAGCTTGGATTAAAAGATCAAGCAATCGGTAAAATAGTGATCAAAGAAACTACAAAAGGTGCTTTAGAAGATGGTAAATATATAACATTAAAATTAGCTGAAGGATTCTACTGGAACGATGAACCAAAAGTAGAAGTAACTAAAGGAGATTTAGAAATAGACGAAGATAGCATCAAAGTTGAATATGATGGAACTACTGACAAAAATGATGAGAGATATGTAACATTCAAAATTAAAGATGACAGTACAGAAGCATCTGAAATTACAATCACTGGAGGAACTGTAGATCTTTATAGAACACTTCCAGAAGGAGATTATGAAGTAGAAATCATGGGTGATGCTTTAGTACAAAACTATTTAGCTAGTCCTACTGAAGCACAAAAGAAAGCTGGAAAATTTGATACAGAAAAAGTAGCAACTGAAGTTGTTGCAAGAGTAATCACTCCAGCTGATGACAATACTAAAGCTGGTCAAGAAGTGAAATTCGTAATCGGAAAAGCTGAATACCAAGTTGGAGATGAACTAAAAACTGCTGACGTTGCTCCATACATTGCTGATGGAAGAACAATGTTATCATTAAGATATGTTGCAGAAGCTATGGGTGTAACAGATGAAAACATCATCTGGGATGGAGCTACAAGAACAGTTACAATCTTCAAAGGTGACAGAATCGCTCAAGTACAAATTGGAAGCAACAAATTATTTGTAAATGGTGTTGTTGTACCAATGGATACTGTAGCAGTAATCAAAGATGGAAGAACAATGTTACCAATCAGATTCATCGCACAAGCACTAGGTGCAGAAGTTGAGTGGGATGGAGCTACAAGAACAGTAACAATCAAATAA
- a CDS encoding decaprenyl-phosphate phosphoribosyltransferase yields the protein MESFVGLLKTMRPKQWTKNLILFAGILFSNNLFDFDLLRLSIAGFLLFCIFSGNVYIVNDIVDKEKDQLHPKKRNRPIASGKVSVLKAIIFLFISMIFSFVVAYKINYLFFIIGLIYFILVTLYSFVLKHIVILDVMTISIGFVLRAVAGVVIIDVRISPWLLLCTFLLSLFLALHKRKSEMELIAKGNKKSRKILEEYTPELLNDMLHIVTSSTVMAYSLYTFSASGSMYMMGTIPFVIFGIFRYQYIVHKKGMGENPELVLLSDVPLIVDIVLWAVSCIFILYFV from the coding sequence ATGGAAAGTTTTGTTGGACTATTAAAGACAATGCGTCCTAAGCAGTGGACAAAAAATCTTATATTGTTTGCAGGAATACTTTTTTCTAACAATTTATTTGATTTTGATTTGTTGAGGTTGAGTATAGCAGGGTTTTTATTGTTTTGTATTTTTTCTGGAAATGTTTATATTGTCAATGATATTGTAGACAAGGAAAAGGACCAACTTCATCCTAAGAAGCGCAATCGTCCGATTGCTTCTGGAAAGGTGAGTGTATTAAAAGCTATAATATTTTTATTCATCAGTATGATTTTTTCTTTTGTTGTAGCTTATAAAATCAATTATCTATTTTTTATAATTGGTCTTATTTATTTTATTTTGGTTACTCTTTATTCTTTTGTTTTAAAGCATATAGTCATATTAGACGTCATGACTATATCCATAGGCTTTGTCTTAAGGGCTGTGGCAGGTGTTGTCATTATTGATGTAAGGATATCGCCCTGGCTTTTGTTATGCACATTTTTATTGTCTTTATTTTTGGCACTTCATAAAAGGAAGAGTGAAATGGAGTTGATAGCTAAAGGTAATAAAAAATCTAGAAAAATCCTTGAAGAGTATACTCCAGAGCTTTTGAACGATATGCTCCATATAGTTACTTCTTCTACGGTTATGGCATACTCTCTTTATACCTTTAGTGCAAGTGGTTCTATGTATATGATGGGTACTATTCCCTTTGTCATATTTGGTATCTTTAGGTATCAGTATATTGTTCATAAGAAAGGAATGGGAGAGAATCCTGAGCTTGTACTCCTTAGTGATGTACCTTTGATTGTAGATATAGTGCTTTGGGCAGTTAGTTGTATATTTATATTGTACTTTGTGTGA
- a CDS encoding lysylphosphatidylglycerol synthase transmembrane domain-containing protein: protein MDFQKLKKGLIFSIFVGFFVFAGLSIYGDVGQLVEAFVIFDYDYLPFILMLAPLNYFFRYIKWSYYLKLIDVDIPRKENILIFLSGLAMTITPGKIGELLKAYLLKEKKGIPISSTAPLIIGERFTDGISVMILAGIGSVAYKHGITILLLILLIVVAFIWVVQRPKLVYKLLELLSNIKFLRSFDSSMKNFYDKTYMILQIKPLAFAVSIGVVSWFFEGVVIYLTTLALGFELHLLACIFVVSFSFIIGALSMMPGGLFAVEGSVVALLMMMGLTRDLSVATTIITRFSTLWLGVALGLVGLVAICKNRVDI from the coding sequence TTGGATTTTCAAAAATTAAAAAAAGGACTTATATTTTCTATTTTTGTAGGCTTTTTTGTATTTGCTGGCTTATCTATTTATGGAGATGTCGGTCAGTTAGTTGAAGCATTTGTTATATTTGATTATGATTATCTACCTTTTATATTGATGCTGGCTCCTCTAAATTATTTTTTTCGATATATTAAATGGTCTTATTATTTAAAGCTTATTGATGTAGATATTCCTAGAAAAGAAAATATACTAATATTCTTAAGTGGTCTAGCTATGACTATTACGCCAGGAAAGATAGGAGAGCTTTTGAAGGCTTATTTACTGAAGGAAAAGAAAGGAATTCCTATCAGCAGCACTGCTCCTTTGATTATAGGAGAGAGATTTACAGACGGCATAAGTGTAATGATTTTAGCAGGGATTGGTTCTGTTGCATATAAGCATGGTATAACTATCCTGCTTTTAATTCTTTTAATAGTTGTCGCATTTATATGGGTAGTACAGCGTCCTAAATTGGTATATAAGTTGTTGGAGCTTTTGAGTAATATAAAATTTTTAAGAAGCTTTGACTCTAGCATGAAAAACTTTTATGATAAAACTTATATGATTTTGCAGATAAAACCTTTGGCTTTTGCAGTCAGCATTGGTGTTGTATCATGGTTTTTTGAAGGAGTAGTCATTTATCTTACTACTTTGGCTTTAGGCTTTGAGCTTCATCTTCTCGCTTGTATATTTGTTGTTTCTTTTTCATTTATTATTGGAGCATTGTCTATGATGCCTGGAGGATTGTTTGCTGTGGAGGGAAGTGTAGTAGCACTTCTTATGATGATGGGTCTAACAAGAGATTTATCCGTAGCTACTACTATTATTACAAGGTTTTCAACTTTATGGTTAGGGGTAGCCCTCGGGCTTGTCGGATTGGTAGCTATATGCAAAAATAGAGTGGATATTTAG
- a CDS encoding ArnT family glycosyltransferase, with amino-acid sequence MKKNISLKKCIEILYTLSIFMIALYIRIWYIQNVPTNPVFDFKTYQEIATNIFLHLGHTLKGVPIAFQGMGYPTALGMVYKLVGSSDIMIAKKFNVFLSMMTLIFIYLILIRITKRKFVIYTTYTITAFLPNYIAYNNVVGTEVFFTFLFAAMILLQVYDFDNRIKYPILGIFIGAAALTKPFFMAYPVVVAFIAWLKNKKIKKAGLLFITTFIFMALVISPWTYRNYKKFGRIIPISYNSGYVLYINNNSYNTTGAWMPLEEVKAPAKVKKEVRSILEKKNVKIAHEIEPIIKKQAKAWIVNNPVEFFKLGCLRMKQTFFSGAWDLDAWASNDTRRIDEEYKKWDKDEQTFYARNKNFSRAIKDILLYILNSFGLIYMIINSKFIITALFKKDYKIKYEQSIPAVNTAFFTAVHFVYEGQTRYNFPLLFLFAMSMVIIVDKVMKTEHTN; translated from the coding sequence ATGAAAAAAAATATAAGCTTAAAAAAGTGTATAGAAATTTTATATACTTTATCTATATTTATGATTGCTTTGTATATTCGCATTTGGTATATACAAAATGTACCTACTAACCCTGTATTTGACTTTAAAACTTATCAAGAAATAGCAACCAATATTTTTCTACATCTAGGGCATACATTAAAAGGAGTTCCTATTGCTTTTCAAGGAATGGGGTATCCAACAGCATTAGGAATGGTATATAAGCTTGTAGGAAGCTCTGATATAATGATTGCAAAAAAATTCAATGTATTTTTATCTATGATGACATTGATTTTTATTTATTTGATATTAATAAGAATTACCAAACGAAAATTTGTAATTTATACAACTTACACTATTACAGCTTTTCTTCCAAATTATATTGCTTATAACAACGTAGTAGGAACAGAGGTTTTTTTTACTTTTTTATTTGCAGCAATGATTCTTTTGCAGGTGTATGATTTTGACAATCGAATCAAATATCCTATATTAGGCATTTTTATAGGAGCAGCAGCTCTTACAAAACCGTTTTTTATGGCTTATCCAGTAGTGGTAGCTTTTATAGCTTGGCTAAAAAACAAAAAAATAAAAAAAGCAGGACTTTTATTTATCACTACATTTATATTCATGGCATTAGTAATCAGCCCCTGGACTTATAGAAATTATAAAAAATTTGGAAGGATAATTCCTATATCTTACAATTCAGGGTATGTTTTATATATCAACAACAATTCTTACAATACAACAGGAGCATGGATGCCTCTTGAAGAGGTAAAGGCTCCAGCAAAAGTTAAAAAAGAAGTAAGAAGTATTTTAGAGAAAAAAAATGTAAAAATAGCTCATGAAATTGAACCGATTATTAAAAAGCAAGCAAAAGCTTGGATAGTCAATAATCCTGTAGAATTTTTCAAGCTCGGCTGTTTAAGAATGAAGCAGACATTTTTTAGTGGTGCTTGGGATTTAGATGCTTGGGCAAGTAATGATACACGAAGAATAGATGAGGAATACAAAAAGTGGGATAAAGATGAGCAGACCTTTTATGCAAGAAATAAAAACTTTTCAAGGGCAATAAAGGATATATTGCTTTATATTTTAAACAGCTTTGGACTCATATATATGATCATAAACTCCAAATTTATCATTACAGCACTATTTAAAAAGGATTATAAAATAAAGTATGAACAATCAATTCCAGCAGTTAATACAGCCTTTTTTACAGCTGTACATTTCGTCTATGAAGGGCAAACAAGATACAATTTCCCACTTCTTTTCTTATTTGCAATGAGCATGGTAATCATTGTAGATAAGGTGATGAAGACGGAGCATACAAACTAA